A single genomic interval of Koleobacter methoxysyntrophicus harbors:
- a CDS encoding phenylalanine--tRNA ligase beta subunit-related protein: MLIISDEIKKAYPEALLGILAMRNVCNPNQHEELNKCKLELENNLRKNFAELDRSDLKNMEPIKTYNDYYKRFKKTYHVLLQLESIVFKNKSIPRVASLVEAMFMAELKNLLLTAGHDLEAIDMPIKLDVSSGGEKYTLINGQEKELIHSDMMISDSQGIISSVIYGPDKRTRIKPNTRNVLFVVYAPPGIEKSKAFQHLQDIQNYVHIIAPKSEVELLKVYECKD; this comes from the coding sequence TTGTTAATTATATCGGATGAAATTAAAAAGGCTTATCCAGAAGCATTATTAGGTATACTGGCAATGAGGAATGTATGCAATCCTAATCAACATGAAGAGCTTAACAAATGTAAACTCGAGCTTGAAAATAACTTGAGGAAAAATTTTGCTGAGTTAGATAGATCTGATTTAAAGAATATGGAACCGATCAAAACTTATAATGACTATTACAAAAGATTTAAGAAAACATACCATGTATTATTACAATTGGAGTCAATTGTTTTTAAGAATAAATCGATTCCTAGGGTTGCATCATTGGTTGAGGCAATGTTTATGGCTGAACTAAAGAATCTTTTATTGACAGCAGGACATGATTTAGAAGCAATAGATATGCCCATTAAACTTGATGTTTCAAGTGGTGGAGAAAAATACACCCTAATAAATGGGCAGGAAAAAGAATTGATTCATAGTGACATGATGATATCTGACTCACAAGGAATAATCTCAAGTGTAATATATGGACCAGACAAACGTACACGGATAAAACCTAACACTCGGAACGTCTTATTTGTTGTATATGCGCCACCGGGAATTGAAAAGTCTAAAGCATTTCAACATCTTCAAGATATTCAAAACTATGTACATATTATTGCACCGAAGAGTGAAGTTGAATTATTGAAAGTGTATGAATGTAAGGATTAA
- a CDS encoding SGNH/GDSL hydrolase family protein produces the protein MIACFGDSITAGRPGVSYLRYLKGNKDYRNFGLGGDTLLGLSKRIGCFLMKSSCKEFIIEIGANDILLPFLSKYSKAWNKTVDRIIARGSIPLSKVADFIEEYEKLICKLSDKQIKVISIPCIGENIESDLNAKVNEYNESIRNLCIKYGVAFVDFNKWQKEIINNSNPGTGYFISKDPFDVMIDSLTTTYLGFSSWISKKRKLILTVDGIHLNKNGAKGLARLIEENVKSKNNGSYLSALCKR, from the coding sequence ATGATCGCTTGTTTTGGAGATAGCATTACTGCAGGTCGGCCGGGTGTTTCATATCTTAGATACCTCAAAGGCAATAAAGATTATCGAAACTTTGGATTGGGAGGAGATACCTTATTAGGGCTTTCAAAAAGGATTGGCTGCTTTCTGATGAAATCATCTTGTAAAGAATTTATTATCGAAATCGGAGCTAACGATATTTTATTACCCTTTTTAAGTAAATACTCTAAAGCATGGAATAAAACTGTTGATCGTATTATAGCACGAGGTAGTATACCATTATCCAAGGTAGCCGATTTTATAGAAGAGTACGAAAAGCTTATCTGCAAGCTATCAGACAAGCAAATTAAAGTGATAAGCATTCCCTGTATTGGTGAAAATATAGAAAGCGATTTAAATGCAAAAGTCAATGAATATAATGAATCCATTAGGAATTTATGCATAAAGTATGGTGTTGCTTTTGTTGATTTTAATAAATGGCAAAAAGAAATCATTAATAATAGCAATCCGGGAACCGGTTATTTTATTTCGAAAGACCCTTTCGATGTTATGATAGATTCATTAACAACAACCTATCTTGGCTTTTCAAGTTGGATAAGTAAAAAAAGGAAGCTCATTCTAACTGTTGATGGCATCCATTTAAATAAAAATGGTGCGAAAGGTTTAGCACGTTTAATTGAGGAAAATGTGAAGAGTAAAAACAATGGATCTTATCTTTCGGCCCTATGCAAAAGATGA
- a CDS encoding spore coat protein encodes MDYQQQQNQQNRREIKNPQSGLQNVKGPEMNDRDFLNDALSTEKYLTENLNIFVREASHINLYGDLNKILAETHQCTREIFNLMFKKGWYSLQGAERQEIQQVQQQFENYKTQFPFQDITH; translated from the coding sequence ATGGATTATCAGCAACAGCAAAACCAGCAAAACAGAAGAGAAATTAAAAACCCTCAAAGTGGTTTGCAAAATGTAAAAGGCCCTGAAATGAATGACAGGGACTTCCTCAATGATGCCCTTTCAACGGAAAAATATCTTACGGAAAATCTAAATATATTTGTTAGGGAAGCAAGCCACATTAACCTCTATGGTGACCTCAACAAGATCCTCGCCGAAACCCATCAATGCACAAGAGAAATATTTAACCTGATGTTTAAAAAGGGTTGGTATTCACTGCAAGGTGCCGAAAGGCAGGAAATACAGCAGGTTCAACAACAGTTTGAAAATTACAAAACCCAGTTTCCTTTTCAGGATATAACCCATTAA
- a CDS encoding ATP-binding protein, whose translation MPVLSKDHIYSIYLGIKCLVVFRDVTKYDALFKKFNAFLEIILKKDSSVEELLDSYSSFVNRLFKIKEEALDRDSGDIWQNHILNTILSDENIFSLKAESGKIGSLESPLVNNFKNDLLLLQQIYKDFSLPNIEKAVKEKISKILLDSDSDNVIKNQISAFLPSIDRVIPESENRFLNFYLEESNNIKRVLASSSDWRNNVEALVDFYRNVGCGKLGRFLAFKWVRRQKGGYLAGIPNPDPIRLEDLIGYEEQRTEVVRNTQQFVKGYPANNMLLYGDRGTGKSSTIKALIHKFGINGLRLIQVSKDSLADLPDILEVIRERPYRFIIFIDDLSFEEYETEYKYLKAVLEGNLEAKPDNVVIYATSNRRHLVKEFLSDVEKTGEIRAQDTVQEKLSLSDRFGITVIFPTPDQETYLKIVEGLAEQKKLNIEKDKLRKLALQWEIWHNERSGRTAKQFIDDLQGKLGLY comes from the coding sequence ATGCCGGTCCTAAGTAAAGACCATATTTATTCTATATATCTGGGGATAAAATGTTTAGTGGTTTTTAGAGATGTAACAAAATATGATGCCCTGTTTAAAAAATTCAACGCTTTTCTGGAAATTATCTTGAAAAAAGATTCATCTGTCGAAGAACTGCTGGATTCCTATTCCTCATTTGTAAACAGATTATTCAAAATTAAAGAAGAAGCTTTAGATCGGGATTCAGGGGATATATGGCAAAACCACATACTAAACACCATATTGTCCGATGAAAACATTTTTTCATTAAAGGCCGAGTCGGGGAAAATAGGAAGTCTAGAATCACCTCTAGTTAATAATTTCAAAAATGATTTGCTTCTTCTCCAGCAAATCTATAAGGATTTTTCATTACCCAATATTGAGAAGGCTGTTAAAGAAAAAATATCGAAAATATTACTGGATTCAGATAGTGATAATGTAATAAAAAATCAAATATCTGCCTTTCTTCCTAGCATAGACAGGGTAATACCTGAATCTGAAAATAGGTTTCTGAACTTTTATCTTGAAGAGTCTAATAATATAAAAAGGGTTTTAGCTTCCTCTTCTGATTGGCGAAATAACGTGGAAGCCTTAGTAGATTTTTACAGAAATGTAGGCTGCGGGAAATTGGGCAGGTTTCTTGCCTTTAAATGGGTGAGGAGGCAGAAAGGGGGTTATTTAGCAGGAATCCCCAACCCGGATCCTATTCGTCTTGAAGATTTAATAGGATATGAAGAGCAGAGAACCGAGGTTGTAAGGAATACACAGCAATTTGTAAAGGGCTATCCTGCAAATAATATGCTTCTTTATGGGGATAGGGGAACAGGTAAATCCTCAACAATTAAAGCCCTCATTCACAAATTTGGTATAAATGGCCTGAGATTGATTCAGGTTTCAAAAGATAGCCTGGCTGATCTGCCTGATATTCTTGAAGTAATCAGGGAGCGGCCTTATAGATTCATCATATTTATTGATGACTTGTCTTTTGAAGAATATGAGACAGAGTATAAGTATTTAAAAGCAGTGTTAGAAGGAAATTTAGAAGCAAAACCCGATAATGTCGTGATATATGCCACATCCAACCGCAGACACCTGGTTAAAGAATTTTTATCCGATGTAGAAAAAACAGGGGAAATAAGAGCTCAGGATACCGTCCAGGAGAAGCTTTCTCTGTCAGATAGATTCGGAATTACGGTAATATTCCCTACACCGGACCAGGAAACTTATCTGAAAATTGTAGAAGGTCTTGCAGAACAGAAGAAACTGAATATAGAAAAAGATAAATTGCGAAAATTAGCTCTTCAATGGGAAATATGGCATAATGAGCGGTCAGGCAGAACGGCAAAACAGTTTATTGACGACTTGCAAGGAAAGTTAGGTTTATATTGA
- the sspI gene encoding small acid-soluble spore protein SspI, giving the protein MDIRSVILNNMKGKSKEEIRGFIQDAVDKKEELALPGMGILFETMWQKSSEEQKNTLMDWLVKAI; this is encoded by the coding sequence ATGGATATTCGAAGCGTAATACTCAATAATATGAAAGGCAAATCAAAGGAGGAAATAAGGGGTTTTATTCAGGATGCTGTTGATAAAAAAGAAGAACTGGCCCTTCCGGGAATGGGTATTCTTTTTGAAACTATGTGGCAGAAAAGCAGTGAAGAACAAAAGAATACATTGATGGACTGGTTGGTAAAGGCTATTTGA
- a CDS encoding D-alanine--D-alanine ligase family protein produces MYNIGLTYNLRKGVNNAVEDEEAELDDWQTVEDIKKAIESLGCNVILLEATGDIIYEIPKYKIDIVFNFAEGLKGRGREAQIPALLNLLKIPFTGSDETTLGVALDKALAKKIVSYSGIKTPKFQLFFSPNEKLKKTLKFPLIVKPNAEGSSKGISDTAIAENEKELKELIERNIKNYNQSALVEEFIKGREFTIGLIGNRDSLEILPIMEIIFKNTPTKYNFYSYKVKKESSKFIKYVCPAKLLPQEERKIKRFGQRIFNALQCQDVARIDLRLSEEDNEPYFLEINPLPGLVKGYSDLPLIAESIGISYEELIKKILNAALKRYNMKEIC; encoded by the coding sequence ATGTATAACATAGGATTAACTTATAATCTAAGAAAAGGGGTAAATAATGCAGTTGAAGATGAAGAAGCTGAATTAGATGACTGGCAGACCGTAGAAGACATTAAAAAAGCTATTGAATCTCTGGGTTGCAATGTTATACTTTTGGAAGCTACAGGGGATATAATTTATGAAATACCAAAATATAAAATCGATATTGTATTCAATTTTGCCGAGGGGTTAAAAGGCCGAGGAAGGGAAGCTCAAATACCTGCTTTATTAAACCTTTTAAAAATCCCTTTTACCGGCTCAGACGAAACAACTTTAGGAGTAGCTTTGGACAAAGCACTTGCAAAAAAGATAGTTTCATATTCAGGTATCAAAACCCCTAAATTTCAGCTTTTTTTTAGTCCAAATGAAAAATTAAAAAAGACCTTAAAATTTCCTTTAATAGTAAAACCTAATGCTGAAGGTTCCAGCAAAGGGATAAGTGATACAGCTATTGCTGAAAATGAAAAAGAACTAAAGGAACTAATTGAACGTAATATTAAAAACTATAATCAATCAGCCCTAGTTGAGGAATTTATAAAAGGAAGGGAATTTACCATAGGCCTAATAGGCAACAGAGATTCTCTAGAAATATTACCAATAATGGAAATAATATTTAAAAACACCCCTACTAAATACAATTTTTATAGTTATAAAGTAAAAAAAGAATCCAGCAAATTCATAAAATACGTGTGTCCTGCAAAACTGTTACCCCAGGAAGAAAGGAAAATAAAGAGATTCGGACAGAGGATTTTCAATGCCTTGCAATGCCAGGATGTTGCACGGATAGATTTAAGGCTGTCTGAAGAAGATAATGAACCTTACTTTCTTGAAATAAATCCCTTACCGGGTCTGGTGAAGGGATATAGCGACCTGCCTTTAATAGCTGAATCGATCGGGATATCATATGAGGAACTGATTAAAAAAATCTTGAATGCAGCACTGAAAAGGTATAATATGAAAGAGATCTGCTGA
- a CDS encoding LytS/YhcK type 5TM receptor domain-containing protein has product MNRLGMLMMLALFLSRTKLFKRLVTKQNITFQEKLMLTLIFGILGSLGSYFSISFHGALVNTRIIGVAAGGLLGGPLVGFGAGLLAGVHRWFIDIGGSFHLFHHII; this is encoded by the coding sequence ATGAATCGTTTGGGAATGCTAATGATGCTGGCTCTATTCCTATCTCGAACAAAGCTGTTTAAAAGACTTGTTACTAAACAGAATATTACATTTCAAGAAAAACTTATGTTGACACTGATTTTCGGCATTCTTGGGTCTTTGGGGAGTTATTTCAGTATCAGTTTCCATGGGGCTCTTGTTAATACGAGGATAATAGGGGTAGCTGCCGGCGGTTTATTGGGAGGGCCGTTAGTCGGGTTTGGAGCCGGGCTTTTAGCAGGGGTCCATCGATGGTTTATTGACATCGGCGGATCGTTTCACCTATTTCACCACATTATTTAA
- a CDS encoding TRAP transporter permease, with the protein MKKKNREELIESTIKKYDRSERTRDLTGLLKILLTFIAVGMSLYHLYTARYGTPIAIIHRSIHVSFILVMVFLLYPPFRKNNVLFRIIDGILIILSIIPSCYLITQYKEIVLRAGMPNKTDLILAGLIILLVLEAARRVMGWVLPALSILFLLYGYYGSYFIGRLSHRGFSFDEIFEYMYLTTEGIYGVPIGVSAQYLILFILFGAFLLKSGVGDFFNDLAIAIAGQSKGGPAQVAVISSGFMGSINGSAVANVVTTGTFTIPLMKRIGYSPEFAGGVEAAASCGGQILPPVMGAAAFIMAETLGIKYVNIMYAAIIPALLYYGSALTMVYLRASHRNLRGLDQSEVPNLWVLIKKKFYLFTPMVVLVYLLVRGYTPTYAAFFAIITSVLVSWIKPETRMTPKKIIEALEMGARNTISVAVPCAVVGIIVGISTLTGFGSKIAGSIISWSGGSLFLTLFFTMIACIVLGLGMPSIPAYILTATMAAPALARMGVPPLASHFFVFYFAMMANVTPPVALAAFAASGISGGDINKTGYEAFKLALAGFLIPYMFVYSPALLGIETTFGGILVVAITAMIGVIALAGAVEGYLLIEAKLYQRLILLAAAFTLIKPGGMTDIIGFLLIGIVIVLQLVTKRSSNKSNSL; encoded by the coding sequence ATGAAAAAAAAAAACAGGGAAGAACTTATTGAATCGACTATTAAGAAATACGATAGAAGTGAAAGGACCAGAGATCTTACAGGGCTTTTAAAAATCCTTTTAACGTTTATAGCCGTGGGAATGTCATTATATCATTTATATACTGCCCGTTACGGGACCCCTATAGCTATTATACACAGATCCATTCACGTGAGTTTCATTTTAGTAATGGTGTTTTTACTCTATCCCCCTTTTAGAAAGAACAATGTATTATTTAGAATAATTGATGGTATTTTAATAATATTATCTATAATACCAAGTTGCTATCTAATAACCCAATATAAAGAAATTGTTTTGCGGGCAGGTATGCCCAATAAAACCGACCTTATTCTAGCAGGTTTGATTATTCTACTGGTCCTTGAAGCAGCAAGAAGGGTTATGGGATGGGTTTTGCCAGCCCTTTCAATATTATTTTTACTGTATGGTTATTACGGCAGTTATTTCATAGGGAGGTTAAGTCACAGAGGGTTTTCTTTTGATGAAATTTTTGAATATATGTACCTGACTACAGAGGGGATCTATGGTGTGCCCATAGGGGTTTCAGCTCAATACCTGATACTATTTATTCTATTCGGAGCATTTTTGTTGAAGTCGGGGGTAGGAGACTTCTTCAATGACCTTGCTATAGCCATTGCGGGTCAAAGCAAAGGTGGACCGGCCCAGGTTGCGGTAATATCCAGCGGATTCATGGGTTCAATAAATGGGTCGGCTGTTGCTAATGTAGTTACTACCGGAACATTTACCATACCCCTTATGAAAAGGATCGGATATTCGCCGGAATTCGCCGGTGGGGTAGAAGCAGCTGCATCCTGCGGTGGTCAGATATTGCCCCCTGTTATGGGTGCAGCAGCCTTCATCATGGCCGAAACCTTAGGAATTAAATACGTAAATATAATGTATGCAGCTATTATTCCCGCCCTTTTATACTACGGTTCAGCATTGACGATGGTCTATTTGAGAGCATCTCATCGAAACCTGAGGGGATTGGATCAATCGGAAGTTCCCAATTTGTGGGTTCTCATAAAGAAAAAATTCTACCTTTTTACTCCTATGGTTGTGCTTGTATATTTGCTTGTAAGAGGATATACACCAACATATGCAGCATTTTTTGCAATAATAACCTCTGTTCTAGTTAGCTGGATCAAACCAGAGACAAGGATGACACCCAAAAAAATAATTGAAGCCCTTGAAATGGGAGCAAGAAACACGATTAGTGTTGCTGTTCCGTGTGCTGTAGTGGGTATTATTGTCGGTATTTCAACCCTAACGGGATTCGGTTCTAAAATTGCCGGTTCAATAATAAGCTGGTCTGGCGGGTCGCTGTTTTTAACCCTTTTCTTTACAATGATAGCCTGCATTGTACTGGGCTTGGGTATGCCATCTATTCCCGCATATATACTGACGGCTACCATGGCAGCCCCAGCCCTTGCCAGGATGGGGGTACCCCCTCTTGCTTCTCATTTCTTCGTATTCTATTTTGCTATGATGGCGAATGTTACTCCTCCCGTTGCTCTTGCAGCCTTTGCGGCGTCGGGAATTTCAGGGGGAGATATAAATAAGACGGGTTATGAAGCCTTTAAGCTGGCCCTTGCCGGATTTTTAATACCTTATATGTTTGTTTACAGCCCCGCACTGCTTGGAATAGAGACGACTTTTGGCGGGATATTAGTAGTGGCAATTACAGCGATGATAGGAGTGATAGCCCTTGCAGGTGCTGTAGAAGGATATCTCTTAATAGAAGCAAAACTATACCAGAGACTTATATTGTTAGCTGCAGCTTTTACCCTGATTAAACCGGGAGGAATGACCGACATAATAGGCTTCCTTTTGATAGGGATTGTAATAGTTTTGCAATTAGTAACCAAAAGAAGTAGCAATAAAAGTAATTCCCTTTAA
- a CDS encoding TIGR01212 family radical SAM protein (This family includes YhcC from E. coli K-12, an uncharacterized radical SAM protein.): MNTAKKRYNLYSQYLKNKYGQKVYKLPINLTTTCPNRDGTLSVDGCIFCDESGSGFENLPNIMPVEEQISRNKEYIRKHYGAKKFIAYFQTYTNTYMPVNKFKEYISRVCQEDIVEIAISTRPDCIDEIYMDFLEEFSEKSGVNISIELGLQTVNYHTLKKINRGHTLAEFIDGALMVKKRDFHLCAHLILNLPWDDCDDVVENAKILSALGIDSVKLHSLYIIKGTPLGEMYQEGKIKIITMDEYIDRVITFLEYLDPGIVIQRLIGRAPEKHALFVNWGTSWWKIRDRIEEEMETRDTYQGKRFNYLNGRAIKGFYQSQ; the protein is encoded by the coding sequence GTGAATACTGCAAAAAAGAGATATAATCTGTATTCTCAATATCTGAAGAATAAATACGGCCAGAAGGTTTATAAACTTCCGATAAATCTAACCACAACCTGTCCAAACAGGGATGGAACTTTAAGTGTGGATGGATGTATTTTCTGTGATGAATCGGGTTCAGGATTTGAAAACCTGCCGAATATTATGCCCGTTGAAGAACAGATTTCCCGTAATAAAGAATACATTAGAAAGCATTACGGTGCTAAAAAATTCATAGCCTACTTTCAGACCTATACAAATACATATATGCCGGTTAATAAATTCAAGGAATATATAAGCAGGGTATGCCAGGAAGATATAGTTGAAATTGCTATATCAACGAGGCCTGATTGTATTGATGAAATTTACATGGATTTTTTGGAAGAATTTAGCGAAAAAAGCGGGGTTAATATAAGTATCGAGCTGGGCTTGCAGACGGTTAATTATCACACTTTGAAAAAGATAAATAGGGGACACACTTTGGCAGAGTTTATTGATGGGGCTTTAATGGTTAAAAAGAGGGATTTTCATTTATGTGCCCATTTAATACTGAACCTACCTTGGGACGATTGTGATGATGTTGTTGAAAATGCAAAAATATTGTCGGCCCTTGGGATAGATTCGGTAAAACTTCATTCCCTTTATATAATAAAAGGGACTCCCCTCGGAGAAATGTATCAAGAGGGGAAAATTAAAATTATTACAATGGATGAATATATTGACAGGGTTATTACCTTTTTGGAATATCTGGATCCCGGGATTGTAATACAGCGCCTTATAGGTAGAGCACCGGAGAAACACGCTCTGTTTGTAAACTGGGGCACCAGCTGGTGGAAAATAAGGGATCGCATTGAAGAAGAAATGGAAACAAGGGATACCTATCAGGGTAAAAGATTCAACTATTTGAACGGCCGAGCAATAAAAGGTTTCTATCAATCCCAGTGA
- a CDS encoding 4Fe-4S binding protein, with protein MTKRKIVHIDEEKCNGCGLCIPSCHEGALQIVDGKAKLVSEKYCDGLGACLGECPHGAISLIEKEAEEVDEKAVEQHLNNLNKPTFKRNTVCPGSRTAFFEDNNNDPTKINTDDVEIKIKSQLKQWPVQLMLVPPDADFFEGADLLITADCVPFVYPNYHLDFLKGKRLVIGCPKLDDIDYYIEKLTEIFRINNLNSITIAYMEVPCCSGIVRAVEIALSNSGKDIPFNKIKIGINGQIIY; from the coding sequence ATGACTAAGAGAAAAATCGTTCATATCGATGAAGAAAAATGTAATGGCTGCGGGCTGTGTATTCCATCATGTCATGAAGGCGCCCTTCAAATAGTAGATGGAAAGGCGAAACTCGTTTCTGAAAAATACTGTGATGGATTGGGAGCATGCCTCGGAGAATGCCCCCATGGGGCTATATCACTTATAGAAAAAGAAGCAGAAGAAGTTGATGAAAAAGCTGTAGAACAGCATTTAAATAATTTAAACAAGCCCACTTTCAAAAGAAATACCGTTTGTCCGGGAAGCAGGACAGCTTTCTTTGAAGACAATAATAATGACCCTACAAAAATCAATACCGATGATGTGGAAATCAAAATAAAGTCTCAATTAAAACAATGGCCTGTTCAGTTAATGCTCGTTCCACCCGATGCTGACTTCTTTGAAGGAGCGGATCTTCTTATTACCGCCGATTGTGTACCGTTCGTTTATCCAAACTATCACCTGGATTTTCTAAAGGGGAAAAGGCTGGTCATAGGTTGTCCTAAGCTGGATGATATAGATTATTATATAGAAAAATTAACAGAAATCTTTAGAATTAACAATTTGAACAGTATAACAATAGCATATATGGAAGTCCCCTGCTGTTCAGGTATTGTCAGGGCCGTTGAAATTGCTCTATCTAACTCAGGCAAAGATATTCCTTTTAATAAAATTAAAATAGGGATAAATGGCCAAATAATATACTGA
- the mobA gene encoding molybdenum cofactor guanylyltransferase, with protein sequence MKEFNSAIILAGGKSSRMKFNKALVQIGEKTCMEIIIEKLKREFNELIIVTKNKNIFPFAGVKVVEDELDGYSPAIGLYSGLIASGSLYNYLIACDMPFISLRAIYELRNSIEKGSEVIAFSKDGFIEPFNAVYSKKLIPRIEYNLKKGEKGLFRLIKSSKLVELDIKNLPFKFDERVFSNINTMKDLELIKEKYCDID encoded by the coding sequence TTGAAAGAGTTTAATTCAGCCATTATATTAGCTGGGGGCAAAAGTTCAAGAATGAAATTCAATAAAGCCTTGGTACAAATCGGGGAAAAAACGTGCATGGAAATAATAATTGAAAAATTAAAACGGGAATTTAATGAATTAATAATTGTTACAAAAAATAAGAATATTTTCCCATTCGCAGGAGTAAAAGTGGTAGAAGATGAACTGGATGGCTACTCTCCTGCTATAGGGCTTTATAGCGGATTAATTGCTTCCGGTAGTTTGTATAATTACCTTATAGCATGTGATATGCCCTTTATCTCCTTAAGGGCAATATATGAATTGAGAAACAGTATAGAGAAAGGTTCAGAGGTAATTGCCTTTTCAAAAGACGGATTTATAGAGCCCTTTAATGCTGTATATTCAAAAAAATTAATCCCCAGGATAGAATACAATCTTAAAAAAGGGGAAAAAGGGCTGTTCAGGTTAATAAAAAGCTCAAAACTTGTTGAGCTGGATATAAAAAACTTACCCTTTAAATTTGATGAAAGGGTTTTCAGCAATATCAATACGATGAAAGATTTGGAACTTATTAAAGAAAAATATTGTGATATTGATTAG
- a CDS encoding manganese catalase family protein — MWLYEKKLQYPVRVSGSNPGLAKNIITQYGGPDGELAASLRYLTQRYTMPIPQAKAILTDIGTEELAHMEIVAALVYNLIKNAPIAEIKKAGLDGYYADHDRALYFVNAEGAPWTASYIQSKGDPITDIYEDMAAEQKARSTYEYLINLSDDPYVTDVLRFLREREVVHFQRFGETLELLYEHRDKKKYY, encoded by the coding sequence ATGTGGTTATATGAAAAAAAGCTACAATATCCAGTTCGAGTTTCGGGATCGAATCCCGGGCTAGCCAAGAACATCATTACCCAGTATGGAGGGCCTGATGGAGAACTGGCAGCTTCCCTGAGATACCTAACTCAGAGATATACAATGCCGATACCCCAGGCTAAAGCCATATTAACTGATATTGGGACAGAAGAACTGGCTCATATGGAAATCGTTGCAGCTTTGGTGTATAATTTAATAAAAAACGCTCCAATCGCAGAAATAAAGAAGGCAGGTTTGGACGGATATTATGCTGATCATGACAGGGCACTATATTTTGTCAATGCTGAAGGTGCCCCATGGACAGCTTCATACATTCAATCAAAAGGTGACCCAATTACAGATATATATGAAGACATGGCAGCAGAACAAAAGGCCAGATCTACTTATGAATACCTAATCAATCTTTCTGATGACCCTTATGTTACAGATGTCCTTAGATTTCTAAGAGAGAGGGAAGTTGTTCATTTTCAACGTTTTGGAGAAACTCTAGAATTGCTTTATGAACACAGAGATAAGAAAAAATATTATTAG
- a CDS encoding spore coat protein CotJB, translating to MDRECIKLLHKLQALEFTTLELNLYLDTHPDDQKALSDFNRFSRELLEAKQEYESLYGPIINYGYSSSHGKWKWIDEPWPWETMY from the coding sequence ATGGATAGAGAGTGCATAAAACTGCTGCACAAGCTCCAGGCCCTCGAATTCACTACTTTAGAGTTGAATCTATACCTTGACACCCATCCTGATGACCAAAAGGCATTAAGTGATTTTAATAGATTTTCGAGGGAACTTCTGGAGGCTAAGCAGGAATATGAATCCCTTTACGGGCCTATTATAAATTATGGGTATTCTTCAAGCCACGGTAAATGGAAGTGGATAGATGAACCTTGGCCTTGGGAAACGATGTATTAG
- a CDS encoding spore coat associated protein CotJA: MEGKTDAKAQHYYGRQLARAYVPFQTYTERYTPLEGLDRGTIFPELYFPYKEAAWKGEY, from the coding sequence ATGGAAGGCAAAACAGATGCTAAAGCTCAACACTATTACGGCAGACAATTGGCCCGGGCTTATGTTCCTTTTCAGACATATACAGAAAGATATACTCCTTTAGAAGGCCTTGATAGAGGAACAATATTCCCGGAGCTATATTTCCCTTATAAAGAAGCTGCATGGAAGGGGGAATATTAA